Proteins found in one Sphingobacteriales bacterium genomic segment:
- a CDS encoding diaminopimelate epimerase — protein sequence MLQHFYKYQGAGNDFVMIDNRLQTLLPDKTRFARWCHRRFGVGADGVILLQQHPDYDFEMRYFNADGGEGSMCGNGGRCAIAFAQHLGIIQQKTIFLATDGTHEGEFSEHIISLKMNKVQQWQKRQNSDFVLDTGSPHYVRFVENAAAIDAFALGKSIRYSPEFEQKGINVNFVQQTATCTLQVRTYERGVEDETFACGTGVTAAAITSALLQQLPEGNHTFDCHTQGGLLKVSFVYADDAFSEIWLQGGAERVFEGTIFG from the coding sequence ATGCTGCAACATTTTTATAAATATCAGGGAGCGGGAAACGATTTTGTAATGATAGACAATCGTTTGCAAACGCTGCTGCCCGACAAAACCCGCTTTGCGCGTTGGTGTCACCGCCGTTTTGGAGTAGGTGCTGATGGGGTTATTTTGCTCCAGCAGCACCCCGACTACGATTTTGAAATGCGTTATTTCAACGCTGACGGCGGAGAAGGCTCTATGTGTGGCAACGGCGGGCGTTGTGCGATTGCATTTGCGCAGCATTTGGGTATTATACAGCAAAAAACCATTTTTTTGGCAACAGACGGCACACACGAAGGCGAGTTTTCGGAGCATATTATTTCGCTCAAAATGAACAAGGTGCAACAATGGCAAAAGCGGCAAAACAGCGATTTTGTATTGGATACCGGCTCGCCGCATTATGTGCGTTTTGTAGAAAATGCAGCCGCTATTGATGCCTTTGCTTTGGGAAAATCTATTCGCTACTCGCCCGAATTTGAACAAAAAGGTATTAATGTAAATTTTGTACAACAAACAGCTACTTGCACGCTGCAAGTGCGCACCTACGAGCGTGGCGTGGAAGACGAAACTTTTGCCTGCGGTACAGGTGTTACAGCAGCAGCGATTACATCGGCACTTTTGCAACAACTTCCAGAAGGCAACCACACTTTTGATTGCCACACACAGGGCGGTTTGCTAAAAGTGTCGTTTGTGTATGCAGATGATGCCTTTTCGGAGATATGGCTGCAAGGCGGTGCAGAGCGCGTATTTGAAGGAACTATTTTCGGGTAA